A section of the Subtercola frigoramans genome encodes:
- the pepN gene encoding aminopeptidase N translates to MPGENLTRIEAQERKALISVSSYDVTLDLTQGAETFLSTTTVRFTASAGASTFIDAITRNVHSVLLNGVDLEPTSVSDGVRIQLDDLSDNNILTVVADAMYTNTGEGLHRFVDPVDGEVYLYSQFEVPDSRRVFAVFEQPDLKATFTFTVTAPDYWQVISNSPTPEPVATGVGTATWSFETTPILSSYVTAIVAGPYVAWHSELTSSDGRVIPLGVFSRASLAQYMDADYVFDTTRKGFEFYEKAFAYPYPFTKYDQMFVPEFNAGAMENAGAVTFTESYVFRSKVTDAQRERRVVTILHELAHMWFGDLVTMKWWNDLWLNESFAEYISTLATAEATEWHGAWATFASTEKSWAYRQDQLPSTHPIFATINDLDDVQVNFDGITYAKGASVLKQLVSWVGQEQFLAGVGQYFQKHAYSNTELTDLLTELESTSGRDLAEWSALWLETAGVNTLRPEIETDSDGVITSFAITQTAIAEYPTIRPHRLAVGFYNLHEGALIRNHRVELDVAGEKTRVDELIGLSRPDLVLLNDDDLAYAKIRLDELSLQTAIDHLAAIEDGLARSIVWGSAWDATRDAETRPRDFVRLVLGNIATESESTTLRTALNQLVLTAKLYVAPSFSPEAVAHAATELWALARNAAPGSDEQFQFVKFFAAVASSAEDLAIVTGLRDGSVALDGLEIDTDLGWDLLTALVANGVAGEAEIAAALAADNTATGAQSAASARASIPTAEAKAAAWASLVDTDRASNLIVRATTAGFQRSNDDALLQPYIAKYFEVVKELWETRSYQIAATLITGLYPAGLASQELRDATQAWLDTDPEPAALRRLVVENLAGVDRALAAQAKDSD, encoded by the coding sequence TTGCCTGGAGAAAACCTCACCCGCATCGAAGCCCAGGAGCGCAAAGCTCTCATCTCGGTGTCGAGCTACGACGTCACGCTCGACCTGACCCAGGGCGCGGAGACCTTTCTGAGTACCACGACCGTTCGGTTCACCGCCAGCGCCGGCGCATCGACGTTCATCGACGCGATCACCAGGAACGTGCACTCTGTGCTGTTGAACGGGGTCGACCTCGAACCGACTTCGGTCAGCGACGGCGTGCGCATCCAGCTCGACGATCTCTCCGACAACAACATCCTGACCGTCGTCGCCGACGCGATGTACACCAACACCGGCGAGGGCCTGCACCGCTTCGTCGACCCGGTCGACGGCGAGGTCTACCTCTACAGCCAGTTCGAAGTTCCCGATTCGCGCCGCGTGTTCGCCGTGTTCGAGCAGCCTGACCTCAAGGCGACCTTCACCTTCACGGTGACAGCGCCCGACTACTGGCAGGTCATCTCCAACTCCCCCACGCCCGAACCCGTCGCCACCGGCGTCGGCACGGCGACCTGGAGCTTCGAGACCACGCCGATCCTCTCGTCCTACGTCACCGCCATCGTCGCCGGGCCCTATGTGGCCTGGCACAGCGAGCTGACGTCGAGCGACGGCAGAGTGATTCCCCTGGGCGTGTTCTCGCGGGCATCCCTCGCCCAGTATATGGATGCCGACTACGTCTTCGACACGACCCGCAAGGGCTTCGAGTTCTACGAGAAGGCCTTCGCTTACCCGTACCCCTTCACCAAGTACGACCAGATGTTCGTGCCCGAGTTCAACGCCGGCGCCATGGAGAACGCGGGGGCCGTGACCTTCACCGAGTCGTACGTGTTCCGAAGCAAGGTGACGGATGCCCAGCGGGAGCGCCGCGTCGTGACGATCCTGCACGAACTGGCCCACATGTGGTTCGGCGACCTCGTCACCATGAAGTGGTGGAACGACCTGTGGCTGAACGAGTCGTTCGCCGAGTACATCTCCACGCTCGCGACAGCTGAGGCGACCGAATGGCACGGTGCGTGGGCGACGTTCGCCTCGACCGAGAAGAGCTGGGCATACCGCCAGGACCAGCTGCCCTCGACGCACCCCATCTTCGCCACGATCAACGACCTCGACGACGTGCAGGTCAACTTCGACGGCATCACCTACGCCAAGGGCGCGTCTGTGCTCAAACAGCTTGTCTCGTGGGTGGGCCAGGAACAGTTCCTCGCCGGTGTCGGGCAGTACTTCCAGAAGCACGCCTACTCGAACACCGAACTCACCGACCTGCTCACGGAGCTCGAATCGACCAGCGGCCGTGACCTCGCCGAGTGGTCGGCGCTCTGGCTCGAGACGGCCGGCGTCAACACGTTGCGCCCCGAGATCGAGACGGACTCCGACGGCGTGATCACCTCGTTCGCCATCACCCAGACGGCGATCGCGGAGTACCCGACGATCCGCCCGCATCGCCTCGCGGTCGGGTTCTACAACCTGCACGAAGGCGCGCTCATCCGGAACCATCGGGTGGAGCTCGACGTTGCCGGCGAGAAGACGAGGGTCGACGAGCTGATCGGGCTCTCGAGGCCCGACCTGGTGCTGCTGAACGACGACGACCTGGCGTACGCGAAGATCCGCCTCGACGAGCTGTCGTTGCAAACCGCCATCGATCACCTTGCCGCGATCGAAGACGGGCTCGCCCGCTCAATCGTCTGGGGTTCGGCGTGGGATGCCACGCGCGATGCCGAGACCCGCCCGCGCGACTTCGTTCGCTTGGTGCTCGGCAACATCGCCACTGAGAGCGAGAGCACGACGCTTCGCACGGCCCTCAACCAGCTGGTGCTGACGGCGAAACTCTATGTCGCTCCTTCGTTCAGCCCGGAGGCAGTCGCCCACGCGGCGACGGAGCTCTGGGCGCTCGCGCGAAACGCTGCTCCCGGCTCTGACGAGCAGTTCCAGTTCGTGAAGTTCTTCGCTGCGGTTGCCAGCTCCGCTGAAGACCTGGCGATCGTGACCGGGCTCAGGGACGGCTCTGTCGCACTCGACGGGCTCGAGATCGACACGGACCTCGGGTGGGACCTGCTGACTGCTCTCGTGGCGAACGGAGTGGCCGGAGAGGCCGAGATCGCCGCGGCCCTCGCGGCAGACAACACGGCCACCGGTGCGCAGTCGGCGGCGAGCGCCAGGGCGTCGATACCCACGGCAGAGGCGAAGGCTGCTGCCTGGGCGTCCCTGGTCGACACCGACCGTGCGTCGAACCTCATCGTTCGAGCCACGACCGCCGGTTTCCAGCGCTCGAACGACGACGCGCTGCTGCAGCCCTACATCGCGAAGTACTTCGAGGTCGTGAAAGAGCTGTGGGAGACCCGCAGCTACCAGATCGCGGCGACGCTCATCACCGGGTTGTACCCGGCCGGGCTCGCGAGCCAGGAGCTCCGCGACGCGACCCAGGCCTGGCTCGACACCGACCCGGAGCCGGCCGCACTTCGCCGCCTCGTGGTCGAGAACCTCGCCGGCGTCGACCGCGCCCTCGCCGCCCAGGCCAAAGACTCCGACTGA
- a CDS encoding Fpg/Nei family DNA glycosylase: MPEGHSVHRIALQFERDFVGHLVAVSSPQGRFAAGAAEIDGLRMLEARAVGKQMFLRFEHDKWLRIHLGIYGAWDFFGTISAITAESEALGSIGAPRLRRAVRMAETEHTKDTDLSTFPPEPVGAVRVRLATEESVADLRGPTACEVIDPVQLAAVLERLGPDPATDRSQAAEDRFVTRLRAKPTAVGQLLMDQSVVAGIGNVYRAEMLFRARLNPHTPGKKVTEDQARALWADWVQLLDLGIRTGQMLTMDGLDAEAQALALANREDRHWVYKREGLPCRVCGTHIVVEVMAARKLYWCPFCQK, from the coding sequence ATGCCCGAAGGCCATTCCGTCCACCGCATCGCGCTCCAGTTCGAGCGCGACTTTGTCGGGCACCTCGTCGCCGTGAGCTCGCCCCAGGGTCGCTTCGCCGCCGGTGCTGCTGAAATCGACGGCCTCCGGATGCTCGAGGCCCGCGCCGTGGGCAAGCAGATGTTCCTGCGCTTCGAGCACGACAAGTGGCTGCGCATCCATCTCGGCATCTACGGCGCCTGGGACTTCTTCGGCACGATCTCGGCCATCACTGCCGAGTCTGAGGCGCTCGGCAGCATCGGTGCACCGCGGTTGAGGCGAGCCGTGCGCATGGCAGAGACCGAGCACACGAAAGACACCGACCTCAGCACCTTCCCGCCCGAACCCGTCGGAGCGGTACGTGTTCGACTGGCGACCGAAGAGAGTGTCGCCGACCTGCGCGGCCCGACGGCGTGCGAGGTCATCGACCCGGTGCAACTCGCCGCCGTGCTCGAACGGCTCGGCCCCGACCCTGCCACCGACCGGAGCCAAGCGGCCGAAGACCGGTTCGTCACGCGCCTCCGCGCGAAACCGACCGCGGTCGGCCAGCTGCTCATGGACCAGTCCGTCGTGGCCGGCATCGGCAACGTCTATCGGGCCGAGATGCTCTTCCGTGCGCGCCTCAACCCGCACACTCCGGGCAAGAAGGTCACGGAAGACCAGGCCCGCGCCCTCTGGGCGGACTGGGTGCAGCTGCTCGACCTCGGCATCCGCACCGGCCAGATGCTCACCATGGACGGCCTCGACGCCGAAGCCCAGGCGCTCGCCCTTGCCAACCGCGAAGACCGGCACTGGGTCTACAAGCGCGAGGGACTGCCCTGCCGCGTCTGCGGAACGCACATCGTCGTCGAGGTGATGGCGGCCCGAAAGCTCTACTGGTGCCCGTTCTGCCAGAAGTGA
- a CDS encoding globin → MTDETQRPPGIPLIPVVPTASVPSTESGVTFYDQLGGRATFEALVREFYRGVAGDPVLKPMYPEDDLEGAIQRLTGFLEQYWGGPTTYSQQRGHPRLRMRHNPFKVNPDARDRWLAHMRVAVDSLALPPLQEATLWDYLERAAHAMVNTFDE, encoded by the coding sequence ATGACCGACGAAACCCAGCGCCCCCCAGGCATTCCGCTGATCCCTGTGGTGCCGACCGCCTCGGTGCCTTCGACCGAATCTGGTGTGACGTTCTACGACCAGCTCGGCGGCCGCGCCACGTTCGAGGCCCTGGTGCGCGAGTTCTACCGGGGCGTCGCGGGTGACCCGGTCTTGAAGCCGATGTACCCGGAAGACGACCTCGAAGGGGCCATTCAGCGACTGACGGGCTTTCTCGAGCAGTACTGGGGTGGCCCGACCACCTACAGCCAGCAGCGAGGTCACCCGAGGCTCCGGATGCGGCACAACCCGTTCAAGGTCAACCCCGATGCCCGCGACCGGTGGTTGGCTCACATGAGGGTAGCCGTCGACTCCCTCGCGTTGCCGCCATTGCAGGAGGCGACACTCTGGGACTACCTCGAGCGCGCCGCCCATGCCATGGTGAATACGTTCGACGAGTAA
- a CDS encoding FAD-binding dehydrogenase, producing MTDPDETDVIVVGTGLAGLVATAELVDAGRRVTIVEQEPAASLGGQAWWSFGGLFLIDSPEQRRLGVRDSLELARQDWFGSAGFDRPEDYWPKRWAEAYLQFAAGEKRSWLRQRGVRFFPVVGWAERGGYTANGHGNSVPRFHITWGTGPGVVAPFLARVQAGVDAGLVTLLHRHRVDALTLTGGRVIGVSGSVLAASGAARGEPSSRVVEGEFSLRSSAVIVTSGGIGGNHDLVRANWPARMGQAPASMLSGVPAHVDGRMLGITQASGARLVNTDRMWHYTEGVTNFDPVWPLHGIRILPGPSSLWLDATGKRLPVPLFPGFDTLGTLEHIVSTGCDYSWFVLTQKIIEKEFALSGSEQNPDLTGKDLRLLAGRIGPGAPGPIEAFKAQGVDFVVADTLTELLAGMQRLSGAGEAAPSPLKPDLVESELRARDRELDNVFTKDAQITAIRGARHYRGDRLIRVATPHKLLDPGAGPLIAVKLHILTRKSLGGIETDLSGRALGVDGTPIDGLFAAGEASGFGGGGMHGYRSLEGTFLGGCIFSGRQAGRAVAAQL from the coding sequence ATGACAGACCCCGATGAGACCGACGTCATTGTTGTCGGGACGGGGCTTGCTGGCCTTGTGGCCACCGCGGAGCTGGTGGACGCGGGCCGGAGGGTCACCATCGTCGAGCAGGAGCCGGCGGCCTCGCTCGGCGGACAGGCATGGTGGTCGTTCGGCGGGCTGTTCCTGATCGACAGCCCCGAGCAGCGGCGGCTCGGGGTGCGGGACAGCCTCGAACTCGCCCGGCAGGACTGGTTCGGCTCTGCGGGCTTCGACCGCCCGGAGGACTACTGGCCGAAGCGATGGGCCGAGGCGTACCTGCAGTTTGCGGCAGGAGAGAAGCGTTCGTGGCTCCGCCAGCGGGGCGTGCGGTTCTTCCCCGTGGTCGGCTGGGCCGAGCGAGGCGGCTACACCGCGAACGGGCACGGCAACTCCGTGCCGCGGTTTCACATCACCTGGGGCACGGGCCCGGGCGTGGTCGCCCCCTTCCTGGCCCGCGTGCAGGCCGGGGTCGACGCCGGCCTCGTCACCCTTCTGCACCGGCACCGCGTCGACGCCCTCACCCTGACCGGCGGGCGTGTGATCGGCGTCAGCGGGAGTGTCCTGGCGGCATCGGGGGCGGCCCGCGGCGAACCCAGTTCACGGGTGGTCGAGGGTGAGTTCTCGCTGCGATCCTCTGCCGTGATCGTGACCAGCGGGGGCATCGGAGGCAACCACGACCTGGTGCGCGCGAACTGGCCCGCTCGAATGGGGCAGGCACCAGCATCCATGCTCTCGGGCGTGCCCGCGCACGTCGACGGCCGGATGCTCGGCATCACCCAGGCGTCCGGCGCGCGCCTCGTCAACACTGATCGCATGTGGCACTACACCGAGGGCGTCACCAATTTCGATCCCGTGTGGCCGTTGCACGGCATCCGGATTCTTCCGGGGCCGTCGTCACTGTGGCTCGATGCCACCGGCAAGCGCCTTCCTGTACCCCTGTTCCCCGGCTTCGATACGCTCGGAACACTCGAGCACATCGTCTCGACGGGGTGTGACTACAGCTGGTTCGTGCTCACCCAGAAGATCATCGAGAAGGAGTTCGCACTCTCGGGCAGCGAACAGAACCCCGACCTGACGGGCAAAGACCTGCGGTTGCTGGCCGGTCGCATCGGCCCTGGCGCCCCGGGGCCGATCGAGGCATTCAAGGCGCAGGGTGTCGACTTCGTGGTGGCAGACACCCTGACGGAGCTTCTGGCCGGGATGCAGCGGCTGTCGGGCGCCGGTGAGGCCGCCCCGAGCCCGCTGAAACCCGACCTCGTCGAGAGCGAACTCCGTGCCCGTGACCGCGAGCTCGACAATGTGTTCACCAAAGACGCACAGATCACGGCGATCCGGGGTGCCAGACACTACCGCGGCGACAGGCTGATCCGCGTGGCGACTCCCCACAAGCTCCTCGATCCCGGCGCCGGGCCGCTGATCGCCGTCAAACTGCACATTCTCACCCGCAAGTCCCTCGGCGGCATCGAGACCGACCTCTCCGGGCGTGCGCTCGGTGTTGATGGCACCCCGATCGACGGGCTGTTCGCCGCAGGCGAGGCGTCAGGCTTCGGTGGCGGCGGGATGCACGGCTACCGTTCGCTCGAAGGCACCTTTCTCGGCGGCTGCATCTTCTCGGGTCGCCAGGCAGGCCGTGCTGTCGCCGCTCAACTCTGA
- a CDS encoding mechanosensitive ion channel family protein, with amino-acid sequence MDEFWTNLGDFYRTFQHLINIVLIILGALIARWILLRSVDRVVKRVVTGVKKKHDAENTQELPASPVAAVRVVQRTRTMGSVLSNVITWSIVVFAFIMILGELQFQVTALVASAGVIGAALGFGAQNIIKDMLNGLFMVVEDQLGVGDVVDVGPATGVVEAVGIRVTTLRDVNGTLWFVRNGEILRVGNMSQGWARVIIDLAIPYDTDVDAVQARMLETANELAQNPKWRSRILEKPEIWGLESISAEALVIRLVMKTRTNAKDDVARELRMMLKRSLDAMGVKLPSLNSIVLTGFEGASSVAGARPPRTKSIPTPAPTDPGRSSPGSPTGKA; translated from the coding sequence ATGGATGAGTTCTGGACCAACCTCGGGGACTTTTATCGGACGTTCCAGCACCTGATCAACATCGTGCTGATCATCCTCGGGGCCCTGATCGCCCGGTGGATCCTGTTGAGGTCGGTCGACCGCGTCGTGAAACGCGTGGTCACCGGCGTCAAGAAGAAGCACGACGCCGAGAACACCCAGGAACTCCCTGCCTCGCCGGTCGCTGCGGTTCGCGTGGTGCAGCGCACCCGCACCATGGGCAGCGTGCTCTCGAATGTCATCACCTGGTCGATTGTCGTCTTCGCCTTCATCATGATCCTCGGCGAACTGCAGTTCCAGGTCACTGCGCTGGTGGCGAGCGCCGGTGTCATCGGGGCCGCCCTCGGGTTCGGGGCCCAGAACATCATCAAAGACATGCTGAACGGCCTGTTCATGGTGGTCGAAGACCAGCTCGGAGTCGGAGACGTGGTCGACGTCGGCCCCGCGACCGGCGTGGTCGAGGCCGTCGGCATCCGCGTGACGACCCTGCGCGATGTCAACGGCACGCTGTGGTTTGTGCGCAACGGCGAGATCCTGCGAGTGGGCAACATGTCGCAGGGCTGGGCACGGGTCATCATCGACCTCGCCATTCCCTACGACACCGACGTCGATGCGGTTCAGGCCCGTATGCTCGAAACGGCGAACGAGCTCGCCCAGAACCCCAAGTGGCGGTCGCGAATCCTCGAGAAGCCCGAGATCTGGGGGCTCGAGAGCATCTCGGCCGAGGCACTGGTGATCCGCCTCGTCATGAAGACGCGCACCAACGCCAAAGACGATGTCGCACGCGAGCTCCGGATGATGCTCAAACGTTCGCTCGATGCGATGGGAGTGAAGCTGCCTTCGCTGAACAGCATCGTTCTCACGGGATTCGAGGGTGCATCATCCGTCGCCGGAGCCCGGCCGCCGCGCACCAAGTCGATTCCCACCCCGGCACCCACAGACCCCGGGCGCAGCAGCCCCGGCTCCCCCACTGGCAAGGCGTGA
- a CDS encoding ribose-5-phosphate isomerase translates to MRIHLGTDHAGLDFSRHLFDHLTAAGHDVVDHGPTSYEPLDDYPSFCINAALGVVRDQQAGVEALGIVFGGSGNGEQIAANKVTGARAALVWSHSTAVLARQHNDANLIAIGARQHTVDEAVSFIDAFIAEPFSLEERHVRRIAQLAEYEATGAIAGVHVGPDAGGAETVASDPTPTGQFNPADLH, encoded by the coding sequence ATGCGTATCCACCTCGGCACCGACCACGCGGGGCTCGACTTCAGCCGTCACCTCTTCGATCACCTCACCGCTGCGGGCCACGATGTCGTGGACCACGGCCCGACGAGCTACGAACCGCTCGACGACTACCCCTCGTTCTGCATCAATGCCGCTCTCGGTGTTGTGCGCGACCAGCAGGCCGGTGTCGAAGCGCTCGGAATCGTCTTCGGCGGCTCGGGCAACGGCGAGCAGATTGCAGCGAACAAGGTGACGGGTGCCCGCGCGGCTCTCGTCTGGAGTCACTCGACCGCCGTTCTCGCCCGCCAGCACAACGATGCGAACCTCATCGCCATCGGTGCGCGCCAGCACACCGTCGACGAGGCCGTGTCGTTCATCGACGCCTTCATCGCCGAGCCTTTCTCGCTCGAGGAGCGCCATGTTCGCCGCATCGCCCAGCTCGCCGAGTACGAGGCGACGGGTGCCATTGCCGGCGTGCACGTCGGCCCCGATGCCGGTGGCGCAGAGACCGTCGCCTCAGACCCCACGCCGACCGGCCAGTTCAACCCGGCCGACCTGCACTGA
- a CDS encoding amidohydrolase, with protein MTDGILQPRGARSESAPDVFLRGGRVPGHESELDVLLADGRVRAIMPSGIVRTPATAEVHEIDGRFLMPGLWDNHVHFTQWALFSRRIDLSGADSADDVEQVLRALRPETAVPGPAGGAIIGVGVRDGMWADPGALDRHLLDRVSPGHPVILASGDLHGCWLNSVALALHGFGDHPTGHLREDDCFAVLSSLDDVPDELSDASVAAAAAAAARRGVVGIVDLEMRDNLADWTRRIAAGSTGLRVSFGIYTEYLEQSIAAGLRTGDVIPGTHGLLTVGPFKVITDGSLGTRTAYCFDEYEGFDGHEDSRGLLTVAPDALLRLLERATTAGLTPAVHAIGDHANRLALDAFEALGRGGRIEHAQLLALTDLERFAALGVVASVQPEHAMDDRDIADRYWAGRTDRAFVFESLRASGAALLLGSDAPVAPLDPWVTLAAAVGRNREGRPAWHPEQRLDFDVAFTASTNGVASIGVGLPADVVVTDLDPTDAAPDALRTMPVAATFLAGRPTHLAL; from the coding sequence ATGACCGATGGCATTCTGCAGCCACGGGGTGCCCGGTCGGAGTCTGCCCCCGACGTGTTCCTGCGGGGCGGGCGGGTGCCGGGACACGAGTCGGAGCTCGACGTGCTGCTCGCCGACGGGCGCGTCCGCGCGATCATGCCCAGCGGAATCGTGCGCACACCCGCCACGGCAGAGGTGCACGAGATCGACGGGCGCTTTCTCATGCCGGGCCTCTGGGACAACCACGTGCACTTCACCCAGTGGGCCCTCTTCAGCAGACGGATCGACCTGTCAGGTGCGGATTCGGCCGATGACGTCGAGCAGGTGCTCCGTGCTCTTCGGCCCGAGACAGCGGTGCCTGGGCCGGCCGGAGGGGCCATCATCGGTGTCGGGGTGCGCGATGGTATGTGGGCAGACCCCGGAGCGCTCGACCGGCATCTGCTCGACCGGGTCTCGCCCGGGCATCCGGTCATTCTCGCCAGTGGCGACCTGCACGGCTGCTGGCTCAACTCGGTGGCCTTGGCGCTGCACGGCTTCGGGGACCACCCGACGGGCCACCTTCGTGAGGATGACTGCTTCGCCGTGCTGAGCTCGCTCGATGACGTACCTGACGAATTGAGTGACGCGTCCGTCGCCGCTGCTGCCGCCGCCGCCGCCCGGCGCGGAGTCGTCGGCATCGTCGACCTCGAGATGCGCGACAACCTGGCCGACTGGACGCGCCGTATCGCCGCCGGCTCCACGGGGCTTCGGGTGTCGTTCGGCATCTACACCGAGTACCTGGAGCAGAGCATCGCTGCCGGCTTGCGCACGGGTGACGTCATCCCTGGCACACACGGACTGCTCACCGTCGGCCCGTTCAAGGTCATCACCGACGGCTCGCTCGGCACGCGCACCGCCTACTGCTTCGACGAATACGAGGGTTTCGACGGGCATGAAGACTCCCGTGGATTGCTCACGGTGGCGCCGGATGCCCTGCTCCGCCTGCTCGAACGCGCCACCACCGCGGGCCTGACCCCGGCCGTGCACGCCATCGGCGACCACGCCAACCGGCTCGCCCTCGATGCCTTCGAGGCACTGGGCCGTGGCGGGCGGATCGAGCACGCACAGTTGCTGGCGCTCACCGACCTGGAGCGGTTCGCAGCCCTCGGCGTTGTCGCGAGCGTGCAACCCGAGCACGCGATGGATGACCGCGACATCGCCGACCGCTACTGGGCCGGTCGAACCGACCGTGCGTTCGTGTTCGAGAGCCTCCGAGCATCCGGTGCGGCTCTGCTCCTCGGCTCTGACGCACCCGTGGCGCCGCTCGACCCCTGGGTCACGCTGGCTGCTGCGGTCGGGCGCAATCGCGAGGGCCGGCCGGCATGGCACCCCGAGCAGCGTCTCGATTTCGACGTCGCCTTCACCGCTTCGACGAACGGCGTCGCCTCGATCGGCGTGGGTCTGCCCGCAGACGTCGTCGTCACCGATCTCGACCCGACGGATGCTGCGCCAGACGCCCTTCGCACGATGCCCGTCGCCGCAACCTTCCTGGCCGGTCGGCCCACCCACCTCGCCCTCTGA
- a CDS encoding FMN-binding negative transcriptional regulator: MRTNPSFALDDRAEIRRLIEQNPWVTLVSNTSTGLVASHYPVILDANAPADEIVIVSHVGRPDERLHELGQHEVLVVVQGPHGYISPGWYDANPAVPTWNFISAHLHGMPEILSDAENLEVLGTLVDHFEDRMPEPRRMNGTLANAEYSARISAGTVGFRLTVARFEAKSKLSQNRPAETVERIIHELADGDTYYRQPALAAEMRRVHDATAVQGETPEVPRA; encoded by the coding sequence ATGAGAACCAACCCGAGCTTCGCGCTCGACGATCGTGCAGAGATTCGGCGGCTCATCGAGCAGAACCCGTGGGTCACGCTCGTGAGCAACACCAGCACAGGGCTCGTGGCATCGCACTACCCCGTCATTCTCGACGCGAATGCTCCCGCCGACGAGATCGTCATCGTGAGCCACGTCGGGCGACCGGATGAACGGCTGCACGAACTCGGCCAGCACGAGGTGCTCGTGGTGGTGCAGGGCCCGCACGGCTACATCTCGCCCGGGTGGTACGACGCGAACCCCGCCGTTCCCACGTGGAACTTCATCTCGGCCCACCTGCACGGGATGCCTGAAATCCTCTCCGACGCTGAGAACCTCGAGGTGCTCGGCACACTCGTCGACCACTTCGAAGACCGGATGCCCGAGCCTCGCCGCATGAACGGAACACTCGCGAACGCGGAGTACTCGGCACGGATCAGCGCCGGCACCGTCGGTTTTCGTCTGACTGTCGCGCGGTTCGAGGCGAAGTCGAAACTGAGCCAGAACAGGCCTGCAGAGACGGTCGAGCGCATCATCCACGAGCTGGCAGACGGCGATACCTACTATCGCCAGCCGGCGCTCGCGGCGGAGATGCGACGGGTGCACGACGCGACTGCGGTGCAGGGGGAGACGCCCGAGGTTCCGCGGGCATGA
- the tig gene encoding trigger factor — MKTTVEKLSPTRVKLAISVTPEELKPSIDHAYSHIAEQVNIPGFRKGKVPPPLIDQRVGKEAVLEHAVNDGLDKFYRAAIAEQELRPLGRPEADIVEWPSNKDFTGDLQLAIEVDVRPELDLPDYEGLAITVDALEVSDDEVDAELEKLRTRFGTLVTVDRPIATGDFAQLDLVATIDDAEVDNATGLSYEVGSGELLEGLDGVLDSLTAGETTSFEAPLLGGDFAGKDALITVTVNSVKERELPEADDDFAQISSEFDTIDELKADLKVQALRQKTFGQVTDARTKTLDALLALVDVPVPPKLIEDEVHRHLENESRLEDDEHRAEVTESSTATFKTQILLDIVAEKEGVKVSQDELSQYLIQSAAQYGMEPQEFVQVLDQNGQIPAMVGEVARNKALAIVLDKAVVTDSNGTVVDVSEFTAVTRDADQPFTIADSDDENHEGHDHEGHDHAGHSH, encoded by the coding sequence GTGAAGACCACGGTCGAAAAGCTCAGCCCCACCCGCGTCAAGCTGGCGATTTCGGTTACCCCCGAAGAATTGAAGCCCAGCATTGACCACGCCTACAGCCACATCGCTGAACAGGTCAACATTCCCGGCTTCCGTAAGGGCAAGGTTCCGCCGCCCCTCATCGACCAGCGCGTCGGCAAAGAGGCCGTTCTCGAGCACGCCGTCAACGACGGGCTCGACAAGTTCTACCGCGCTGCGATCGCCGAGCAGGAGCTCCGCCCGCTGGGCCGCCCCGAGGCCGACATCGTCGAATGGCCGAGCAACAAGGACTTCACAGGCGATCTTCAGCTCGCCATTGAGGTCGACGTGCGGCCCGAGCTCGACCTGCCTGACTACGAAGGCCTCGCCATCACCGTCGACGCCCTCGAGGTGAGCGACGACGAGGTCGACGCTGAGCTCGAGAAGCTCCGCACGCGCTTCGGCACGCTCGTCACGGTCGACCGCCCCATCGCGACCGGTGACTTCGCCCAGCTCGACCTCGTCGCAACGATCGACGACGCAGAGGTCGACAACGCGACCGGCCTCTCCTACGAGGTCGGCTCGGGTGAGCTGCTCGAAGGCCTCGACGGCGTTCTCGACTCCCTCACCGCTGGCGAGACCACCTCGTTCGAAGCCCCTCTGCTCGGCGGGGACTTCGCCGGTAAAGACGCGCTGATCACCGTCACCGTCAACTCGGTCAAGGAGCGCGAGCTTCCTGAGGCCGACGACGACTTCGCCCAGATCTCGAGCGAGTTCGACACCATTGACGAGCTGAAGGCCGACCTCAAGGTGCAGGCCCTCCGCCAGAAGACGTTCGGCCAGGTGACGGATGCCCGCACCAAGACGCTCGACGCCCTGCTTGCACTCGTCGACGTGCCCGTTCCGCCGAAGCTGATCGAAGACGAGGTGCACCGCCACCTCGAGAACGAGAGCCGCCTCGAAGACGACGAGCACCGCGCCGAGGTCACCGAGTCGAGCACCGCCACGTTCAAGACCCAGATTCTTCTCGACATCGTCGCGGAGAAAGAGGGAGTGAAGGTCTCGCAAGACGAACTGAGCCAGTACCTCATCCAGAGTGCAGCCCAATACGGCATGGAGCCGCAGGAGTTCGTTCAGGTCCTCGACCAGAACGGCCAGATTCCCGCCATGGTCGGCGAGGTAGCCCGCAACAAGGCGCTCGCGATCGTTCTCGACAAGGCCGTCGTCACCGACTCGAACGGTACCGTCGTCGACGTCTCGGAGTTCACCGCTGTGACTCGCGATGCCGACCAGCCCTTCACTATCGCTGACAGCGACGACGAAAACCACGAGGGTCACGACCACGAGGGCCACGACCACGCAGGTCACTCGCACTAA